From one Musa acuminata AAA Group cultivar baxijiao chromosome BXJ2-6, Cavendish_Baxijiao_AAA, whole genome shotgun sequence genomic stretch:
- the LOC135615549 gene encoding stromal 70 kDa heat shock-related protein, chloroplastic-like: protein MATSSAQIHVLGSAAAFPSSKLPSSRVAASNSLFFGLRRPSGFGRTRLSARRRGHGSGYGPLRVVCEKVVGIDLGTTNSAVAAMEGGKPTIVTNAEGQRTTPSVVAYTKNGDRLVGQIAKRQAVVNPENTFFSVKRFIGRKMSEVDEESKQVSYRVLRDENGNVKLDCPAIGKQFAAEEISAQVLRKLVDDASKFLNDKVTKAVVTVPAYFNDSQRTATKDAGRIAGLEVLRIINEPTAASLAYGFEKKNNETILVFDLGGGTFDVSVLEVGDGVFEVLSTSGDTHLGGDDFDKRIVDWLAADFKRDEGIDLLKDKQALQRLTETAEKAKMELSSLTQTNMSLPFITATADGPKHIETTLTRAKFEELCSDLLDRLRTPVENALKDAKLSFKDIDEIILVGGSTRIPAVQELVKKMTGKDPNVTVNPDEVVALGAAVQAGVLAGDVSDIVLLDVTPLSLGLETLGGVMTKIIPRNTTLPTSKSEVFSTAADGQTSVEINVLQGEREFVRDNKSLGSFRLDGIPPAPRGVPQIEVKFDIDANGILSVTAVDKGTGKKQDITITGASTLPSDEVDRMVKEAEKFAKEDKEKRDDIDTKNQSESVIYQTEKQLKELGDKVPAEVKEKVEAKLKDLKDAVAGGSTQSMKDTMAALNQEVMQLGQSLYNQPGAAGPGSAPGADAGSAGPSTKGPDNGDVIDADFTDSK from the exons ATGGCGACCTCTTCGGCGCAGATTCACGTCCTCGGCTCTGCCGCCGCCTTCCCCTCCTCCAAATTGCCGTCTTCCCGCGTCGCCGCCTCCAACTCCCTGTTCTTTGGCCTCCGTCGGCCGAGCGGCTTTGGCCGGACCCGTCTTAGCGCGAGGAGGCGGGGCCATGGGTCCGGCTACGGGCCTCTCCGGGTGGTGTGCGAGAAGGTGGTGGGGATCGATCTCGGGACCACCAACTCTGCGGTTGCTGCCATGGAAGGTGGGAAGCCGACCATCGTGACCAACGCCGAGGGACAGCGGACGACCCCGTCGGTGGTGGCTTACACGAAGAACGGCGACCGGTTGGTCGGGCAGATCGCCAAGCGCCAGGCGGTGGTGAATCCCGAGAACACCTTCTTCTCAGTCAAGCGGTTCATCGGACGAAAAATGTCGGAGGTCGATGAGGAATCGAAGCAAGTATCGTATCGGGTGCTGAGGGATGAGAATGGGAATGTCAAGCTCGATTGCCCTGCCATTGGGAAGCAGTTTGCTGCTGAAGAGATCTCAGCTCAG GTCTTAAGAAAGCTTGTGGATGATGCATCCAAGTTTTTGAATGACAAGGTTACAAAAGCAGTAGTTACTGTTCCTGCATATTTTAATGACTCCCAAAGGACAGCTACAAAGGATGCTGGTCGTATTGCTGGTTTAGAAGTCCTTCGGATCATTAATGAGCCGACAGCTGCATCATTGGCATACGGTTTTGAAAAGAAGAACAATGAAACCATTCTTGTATTTGATTTGGGAGGTGGCACCTTTGATGTTTCAG TTCTTGAGGTTGGAGATGGTGTGTTTGAGGTACTCTCAACATCAGGAGACACACACCTTGGTGGTGATGACTTTGACAAG AGAATTGTCGACTGGCTTGCTGCTGACTTTAAGAGAGATGAGGGGATTGATCTTTTGAAAGACAAACAAGCCCTTCAGAGACTGACTGAAACAGCAGAAAAAGCTAAGATGGAATTGTCTTCCTTGACTCAAACAAACATGAG TTTACCTTTTATCACTGCTACTGCTGATGGCCCCAAGCACATAGAGACAACACTTACAAGGGCCAAATTTGAGGAATTGTGTTCAGACCTTCTTGACAG GCTTAGAACTCCTGTAGAAAATGCGCTGAAAGATGCAAAGCTTTCATTTAAGGACATAGATGAGATAATCCTTGTTGGTGGATCAACTCGTATCCCAGCAGTTCAGGAACTCGTGAAGAAGATGACTGGGAAGGACCCCAATGTTACTGTCAACCCTGATGAGGTTGTTGCTCTTGGTGCTGCTGTACAG GCAGGAGTGCTGGCTGGCGATGTCAGTGATATTGTGCTTCTCGATGTGACACCACTATCCCTTGGTTTGGAAACTTTGGGTGGTGTGATGACAAAGATCATCCCAAGGAACACAACATTGCCAACATCTAAATCAGAAGTCTTCTCTACAGCAGCAGATGGCCAGACAAGCGTCGAGATAAATGTTCTTCAAGGTGAAAGAGAGTTTGTGAGAGACAACAAATCACTTGGCAGTTTCCGTCTTGATGGAATTCCTCCAGCCCCACGTGGGGTCCCACAGATTGAAGTCAAGTTTGATATCGATGCCAATGGAATTCTTTCTGTTACTGCTGTGGACAAGGGCACTGGGAAGAAACAAGACATAACAATTACTGGGGCCAGCACTTTGCCCAGTGATGAG GTGGACAGGATGGTGAAGGAAGCTGAGAAATTTGCCAAAGAGGACAAGGAGAAGAGGGACGACATTGATACAAAGAACCAGTCTGAGTCTGTGATTTATCAGACCGAAAAGCAACTGAAGGAGCTCGGAGACAAGGTACCTGCCGAAGTCAAGGAAAAGGTGGAAGCAAAGCTGAAGGACCTCAAGGATGCTGTTGCTGGTGGATCAACCCAAAGCATGAAGGACACAATGGCAGCCCTGAACCAGGAGGTGATGCAGCTCGGGCAATCGCTTTATAACCAGCCTGGTGCAGCTGGCCCGGGTTCTGCTCCTGGAGCCGATGCTGGATCTGCTGGACCATCTACCAAGGGGCCCGACAATGGTGATGTAATCGATGCTGATTTCACTGATAGCAAGTGA